From the Primulina tabacum isolate GXHZ01 chromosome 3, ASM2559414v2, whole genome shotgun sequence genome, one window contains:
- the LOC142539471 gene encoding shaggy-related protein kinase epsilon-like has protein sequence MNMMRRLKSIASGRFSVSNTGTDSSIKRVKAEKEMDQRFACENDLGEKHARTQDRQVDSSESAASTSDVRGRHEKSGYDKLSKCIQEMKIRDNNHDDIIKDMEPAVVSGSGTEAGQIIVTSIGGGNGQPKQTMSYMAERVVGTGSFGVVYQAKCLEVCESVAIKKVLQDRRYKNRELQIMRLLNHPNVVQLKHCFYSTTGKNEVYLNLVLEYVSETVYRASRHYTRVNQLLPVFYVRLYTYQICRALSYIHNVVGVCHRDIKPQNLLVNPHTHQLKLCDFGSAKMLVPGEPNISYICSRYYRAPELIFGATEYTTTIDMWSVGCVMAELLLGQPLFPGESSVDQLVKIIKVLGTPTREEIKCMNPNYREFKLPQIKALSWHKMFHKRMPTEAVDLVSSLLQYSPTLRITALEACAHPFFDELREPRACLPNGQPLPPLFNFTPAELAGAPPELVRRLMPDHTKK, from the exons ATGAATATGATGCGTCGTCTCAAGAGCATTGCTTCCGGCCGCTTTTCTGTTTCAAACACC GGCACCGATTCTAGCATTAAAAGAGTGAAAGCAGAGAAAGAAATGGATCAAAGATTTGCCTGTGAAAATGATCTGGGAGAAAAACATGCTAGAACTCAAGATAGGCAAGTGGACTCCTCTGAGTCTGCTGCAAGCACATCAGATGTACGTGGCAGGCACGAGAAATCTGGATATGACAAGCTTTCAAAGTGCATACAAGAAATGAAAATTCGAGACAATAACCATGATGACATTATAAAG GATATGGAGCCTGCTGTTGTTAGTGGAAGTGGAACCGAAGCCGGTCAGATAATTGTAACTTCTATTGGGGGTGGAAATGGACAGCCGAAACAG ACGATGTCTTATATGGCCGAGCGTGTGGTTGGCACCGGTTCATTTGGAGTTGTATATCAG GCCAAATGCCTTGAAGTGTGTGAATCTGTTGCAATAAAGAAAGTTCTACAAGATAGGAGATACAAAAATAGGGAACTTCAGATAATGCGCTTACTTAACCATCCTAATGTCGTGCAACTAAAGCATTGTTTCTATTCTACTACTGGAAAGAACGAGGTCTACCTTAATCTTGTTTTGGAATATGTATCGGAAACTGTTTATCGAGCTTCAAGGCACTACACCAGAGTGAATCAACTCTTGCCCGTCTTTTATGTGCGACTATACACATACCAG ATCTGTCGTGCACTGAGTTATATACATAATGTTGTTGGTGTGTGTCACCGTGACATAAAACCGCAGAATTTGTTG GTAAATCCTCATACGCATCAGCTCAAGCTTTGTGATTTTGGGAGTGCAAAGATGTTG GTACCTGGTGAACCAAATATTTCGTACATCTGCTCTCGGTATTACAGGGCTCCTGAACTTATCTTTGGAGCCACAGAGTACACTACCACAATTGACATGTGGTCGGTTGGTTGTGTTATGGCTGAACTACTTCTAGGACAG CCTCTCTTTCCCGGGGAAAGCAGTGTAGACCAGCTTGTTAAAATTATTAAG GTTTTGGGGACACCGACCCGAGAAGAAATCAAGTGTATGAATCCAAATTATCGTGAATTTAAACTCCCTCAGATCAAAGCTCTCTCGTGGCACAAG ATGTTTCATAAGAGAATGCCAACAGAAGCAGTGGATCTCGTGTCAAGTCTGCTTCAATATTCGCCTACATTACGTATCACGGCT TTGGAGGCTTGTGCACACCCCTTTTTCGATGAATTGAGAGAGCCTCGTGCATGCTTGCCAAACGGGCAGCCCCTACCTCCTCTCTTCAACTTTACACCTGCAG AACTCGCTGGTGCACCTCCCGAACTTGTGCGACGACTCATGCCCGATCATACAAAGAAGTAA